CTCTacctttattttatattaaatgttATTGTTACAGATTTGAGGACATGGATGAAATGGTGGAGCACATAAGAAGTAAAGAAGCTTCTAAAAAAGTAACTTTTAGTTTGCCAGATGACAGTGAAACAGAAGATGTAACTGAAGTGCAATTAGAGAAGAGCATCAATCCCAGTGAAATAAAGTCATCTTTTGAGAAGAGACAGGAGAAGGTAATtgtggtttggttgtttttttcatattttatttggcTAATACTTCAAAAGagtggcaattttttttttttttttttgactggtTGTGCCATTTGTTCAGTCTAGCAAATATGAAGAGGGTgtttaaaatttaagaaaaacgTGGTTTATCTACATAGATACATCGGCAATCATATATTCCCTCATGTACCTGaagtaaatattaatttcttgctGTGGGTTTATGAGTGCGTTCTATTTTAAACTTCTTAGGAAATTGTGTTTTTCAGatgagcaaaaaaataaaaagtttagaAGAAGCATTGTTAGAGGAGAAACCTTGGCAGCTTAAAGGAGAAGTGACTGGACAAAAACGCCCTGAGAACAGCCTTTTGGAAGAAACAGTACTTTTTGACCATGCAGTCCGAATGGGTAAGGAGAGGGACAGGGCTTTCCTGACTGCATGTGGCAGACCATGTTGGGTGTTCTGCCCTTTGACCTTGCTGAAAACACCTGTGACTCAGGAGCAGGGTAACAGAACACCAAGTTAAACTTCTTGATGTCATTTTGAGGTTGTGCATTTTCACAGTGGAAACTACAGgaaattataatattttttgttaatttttaatttacctGGAAAATCATAACTTTAGTGGCAGACCTGGTAATTTATGAGCCTCACATAATATGACTTACTTGTACTTATATTTACTTACTTCACCTTCAATTGCCACATTTTTGTGAAGGCCttactttcttttctgtagTTTATTCTTCGTAGAACAAGAACTATTTCTTGCTGGAGAAACATTAATCTTAAAATACTTCACTTCTTCCTTTCAGCACCTGTGATCACAGAAGAAACTACTTTTCAGCTTGAAGATATCATTAAACAGAGAATATTGGATGAGGTTAATACTATCTTACCTGTTCCTCCTTATATTTTTCATAGGCTTGGTTCACATGGCACATTCTAAGGATGAGTTTGAAGCATTTCCAATGTTAGGTGTAGAGTTCTCTTAATTTCTGCAACAGGTTGTTGTATGCTTTTGTCTTGATGAACATGTCTTTAGATTTCTAAGGAGCCCCATTTTTATATCCCTGTTACGCGCCAAGCTTTGGTGCACTTCAAAACATGCGTGTGTCCATATGAAACTGTAAGGATTTATTTGGAATATAATGCCAGTCTGTAAGTTTTGACTGTTACCATAACTAGTGCTCTGAGCATTCTGAGCAGTGACCCAAACTCAGTTTTTTACTTCGTTTTTCTTCAAAGCCACTGATAGAAAATTTGTATCTCACAGCTTGTTGAGCCTTATTGTTCGTTGAATTAAAAAAGATGGGGAGGAGTTTGTTAACTTGTTACAGCTCTTGCCCTCATTCACTAAAAACAACGACACAAGCTAGACCTGTAActtttactactttttttttttccaaatgaaagtGTGAAACTTAATGAGTCCTGGGAAGCCACATGCATAAACTAGTTAATGTGCCAgataaataattgaaaaatgttCTAAATAAGATGTAGCTGATATTTGACTGTAGTTGCACTTGGTCATTACTTTATGACTTTCTCAGGCATGGGATGATGTAGtaccaaaagaaaaacccaaagagGAAGCTTTTGAGTACAAGAAACGGATCACTTTGGATCATGAAAAGAGTAAGCTGAGTCTTGCTGAAATCTACGAGCAAGAATACATGAAACTTCACCAGGTACCGTAAACAATGCCTTGCCTTTGGGTTTGAAGCTCACACCACATAATCTTGTGTGTTCACTTATACACTTTCAAAGTGGAAGTATTTGAGTCTTTCTCTAAGTGTTCACCAGTGAAATGGCTCTGAATTGTACATTGTGTTGTTACCACACTTCCTAAAGTAAAATGGCTGTATGAATGGTGTTACAATTACATTGCATTTCTAATGCAGCAAAAgactgaagaggaagaaaatcctGAACACAAAGAAATTCAGGAAATGATGGATTCACTCTTCCAGAAGCTGGATGCGCTTTGTAATTTCCACTTCACACCCAAACCAGTAAGTGCATAAGTTTCATAAAGTTGGGggctttctccctttttctttgaactggatactttaaaatatattccagaAATGGAAAGTAAAGTAAACATTGATGTTTACTGAGCTCATTCTTATTTCATATTAAATGCACTGTGATTGACTCTAAACAAACCCAAATACTTGGGATCTTCAGTTGTCTGTCAGCTGCTGAGATGGTGTGCTCAGTCCTGAATGTGTCGCCTTATTTCTAGCCGGTGCCAGAAGTTAAAATCGTTTCGAACCTTCCAGCTATCAGTGTGGAAGAAGTAGCACCAGTTGCTGTTAGTGATGCTGCTCTCTTAGCACCAGAGGAGATCAAGGTAAATATAAAATGGcataaggactgggagaggaTCTGTGTGGTTTATAGAAGGTTGTACTGTCTCTCAGATCAGTGGAAATTCTGCCCCTTCTCATCCTGGTGGGTGTTTCCTCACCTTGTGGACCTTTTTGTCTAGAATTTTAGCATTGGTGGttgttggggggttttggggagtgaggtgttttttgtttgtttgtttgtttttttctatctgGGTAAAGAGTATATTTTATTTGGCTCCCGTAGGCCATAGTATTATGCTTTGGTTTTGGTCTAGACTGTTATGTGATGGCCATTGCTGTCCCAACATATATGTGGGTATTGGGAAGGGGAAAGCTAAATGTCACTAGAGCAGAGTGATTAGCCTGTCCTGGACCAACTCTACAAATCTCATTTCCCAGCTTTTGCCAGTTTTTGACCTTTGCCTTATCCTGAGCTGGCACTTGTAATAATGGAAATGCTGAGACAGATTTGAGTTCTGTGAAATGAGTCTTGTCTTTTGCACTGTTATGGATCTAAAGATCTTCTTCTCTTTAGGAAAAGAACAAAGCTGGTGATGTAAAAACAGATGCAGAAAAGACTCCCACAGACAAGAAACGAGACCTAAGAAGGAAAAAGCTCCGTAAACGAATGAGGcgaagggaaaaggagaaacgTCAAAAGCTTCTTGAAAAGATGAAACCAGAACAAGGCACAAAACTTAGCaaaaaagctgctgcagcaaaattaaaaaggcTTACCAAAGAAGGCAAAGCATCTCTGCTCAAGGTAAGACTAAAATCCCAAGGATAGATAATTTTTATctagaaagaggaaaggaaacttCATCCCAGAGAATTACAAGTATAAGGttggaaaaatatgaaaaagctGTATGATACAATTACTTTACATAAAAGTATGTTCATCAGGAAGAAATGATTTTGTGTGAGGTGCtacttttctgtttatttcaagGTCCACAAGGTGATATTCTTGCAAATAGATGTTCTTTATTTCCTGCATTGAAGCCATTCCACTTCATCAAGTGGGACTACTTGAATGCACATTAGGTTTCTATGTTCTATATAAGCTTTGGGTAACTTAAACTGTTTTGTAATACAATATTCCTATTTAACTTTGTCCTTATTTTGGAGCCTTCCCTATACTCTCATCAGATTGATATTATTTTGCATGCTATAAAACAGTAAACTTGTGTACCACTTACgatgtcttttaaataaaattctaaaaatCTCTGAAATTCTGAAGTATTAGAAACTAATaggaaaaataacttcattACTTCCAGATGCTTGTGCTTACCTTTTCAGAAGGCAAGCAGAATACAAAATACAGGTACCCAGTTGTAATTCATGATGTGCCAGGATCTGTTCTTGATATGCCCCTGCTCTTACCGATCATGCTAATTGCTACTTAGAAAGAGAATGtaatctttatttctttagatAGTAGGAGTGGAATAAAAATGTGGTGAAAAATACCCTTTGAAAATCAGTTACCAGATCTTTTTGAAGTCAAATACCATTATGTGTGAGTAACTAGTAAGTAATATAATGGTACTGTTTGTACATTTCTCGGTTATAACAAATGTTTTGTCCATTGACAGGATGAAGGTAAAGACAAGGCCTTGAAATCATCCCAGGCCTTCTTTTCTCAGCTGCAAGATCAAGTGAGAATGCAAATCAAAGATGCAAGcaaattaaagaagaaacagaagaaggagaaagcacTCTCTGTTCATAAACTGAAGTTGTAATTTACGTTTTTTATATGTTGCATCTTgtatatattaaaatttttttccaaatttgaGTAGGTTTTATTCTGTGTTgatctttaaaatgctttgtgaGCTTGTGAGGTGATGTTCAGACAGTTTCCTGTAGATTTTACTTATATTTTCTACCATAGACCTCTGATTTATTccaaaaagaaaggtttttgtTGTGGGCAGATATACAATCATGTACAATACTTGACATATGCTGTGACTCTACAGTCTCTTTAATCTATAGCCCATAGCTTTGTATCTGCTGTTGTAATAGCTCTGTATCTCTAGCAGGAGTAACTGCGTTTATTGAAGAATTTAAGATGTACCCAGGcatttaaattacagaaattatattttgaaatcatgattgggagagagggaggacaCAAAAGGTTTTTAAGCCTGTGGGAACCCAGAGCTAGGAACTGGCTTAGACTAATAACTTAGactgaatcccagaatggtttgggttggaagggaccagagttgggtcatctggtccaccctccctgctcaagcagggtcatgcCAGAGtgcatggcacaggattgttaTGCCCCGCTACACCTCAATTGTTTTCCACGCGTTgtcataaaagaaaattctaaatCTGAGGAGGGCACGGTGTTTACAACAGCCCTCGCTCTGCGTGAGGGAGCGTGCCGAGCGCGCTGCCCGGCATCGGCGCTGCATTGCTCAGGCctggcggcgggcggggagcggcggcggccccggcccggcccctcaCGGCGCGGCCCGAGCCCGCACGGCCCCGGGAGCGACACGCGGCTGCGGCGCCGGTGCGTGGGGAAGGGCGGAaaggcgggccgggccgggcgggctgTGGGGGGCTCCGCCTGGGCTCCTGTCCCCGGGGACACGGCTGGCCGAGGGGGGGTCCAGGCGCGGGGAGGGGCGGTGGCGGGAGCGGGGCAGGCCGGCAAAGGGCGGGCACGTTTGGATGGCAGCACCAGGAATGACTTGGGAACCTGGGCCCCGCCGTCCGGAACACCTGGAGAGCGGCCTGGCGCCGCggccctggcagagctcagcccggCCGCACCACGGGCTCGGGCAGGCACAGCAGCCGTGAGGGtgagggctgcagggcagcccGATGTGCTCTGGAAACGAGTGCTTGGCGCTGAAAATAGTCTCTCAGTAGCAGACAAGACAATGATAAAATGTTCCCAGCGACAGGacgaggagcaatggccataaactaaaccacaagaagtttcacctcagcatgaggaagaacttcacactgagggtggcagagcactggatcagctgctcagggaggtcgtgctctccctctctggagacattccaaacccacctggatgcgTTCTCTGTGTTaactgctccaggtgaccctgcctgggcaggggggctggactggatgatctccagcgGTGCCTTCCAACCCTGACTGTTCTGTGAATATTAGAGAACTTGCCTATTTGAATTCCAGGTTCACTTGCTGATGTAAATGCAGACTTGAGgttaattttccatttgttgTGCCATTTAAAGGCACCTGCAGTGCTCAGCTTGCTTGTGGTATGCTTCTCTGCCTGGTGAGGCAAGCTAAAGGACAGTAGCATTGTAAGTTAAGGATTGCTTCACTTCTCCACTTCTATACGTCTTGGTTGCATCTAGTACCTTAGAAGACCACTCattcaatgtatttttttttcttgaaggcaTGTCAGAGGATTAcagatgggaaaggaaaagccaagAAAAGTCTTTTAAgtattataaaataaagaaatatgcCCTGAATTGACTTGTCTGTGCGATGTAATTGCTGTGAAGTTTTGTAATGGCAGAAGCTAGGTCTTCAGGAATCAAAAGATCCCAAATAAGTTTGTCACTCagtaaaaataagaagaaaaaagaaacaacaaaaaaagtggaAACTACAGGAACACCATCTACACCTTCAGCATCATCCTCTATTACTTCCTTTTTTAACAATGTCCCCCCTGCCAAAATTAGCTGTCCCATGTGTGGGCAATTGGTGCCAAGATACGGAATAAATAAGCACATTGATGAAACATGTCAGAGAAACTGTGGTGAGATTGGTGCCATTGATGCTACACTGAATTCTTTTAGGAATAAGAGTCCCCCAGCTGCAAATCTGAGCATTACTTCCAgctcatatttttcaaaaaacctCTTAAATCTAGAAACAAGTCCTTCCAAAAGTAATTTATCGAAAGCAGGAGGGAGTGCAGCACAACAGACTAGTCCTTATTTTAACAATAATACTTCAGTCTCTAGTGTTAACAATGAATCACAGGCTCAGACAGTTAAAATAGTCTCCTTGGGAAGCTTGTCTTCAAAACTGTCCAGAAGACGCTGTCTCCAGGGAGGAAAACAGGTCTTGTATGAAGAGATCAACTCTTCGCCTCCAGCCGTTCACAGTGGCTGTAGAAGTGCTGCAGCACACGACGACGACGAGATTGATGCTGGGCAGAGttctcagaaagaaaatcagcCTTCTCAGGGAGAGCACCAGGAACAAAATTTTTCAAAGAGGGAGCCTGAATTTCAAAACGAAATAAACAAATGTAATCAAGAAGACCTTGTGGATATGGTTCAGGTACCTTTACTGGCTGGTAACAGTAATGACAAAAGGTTCCCATCTGATACAAGGAGCACCAAAGCAGAAAGCAGGTCCGAAGGTGTGATTCTTAGTCCTGATAAATTTGAAACATCTCTAGCCATCCATACTTCAGCAGACCCAACCAGTAATTTGGAAGTCGAGACTCAGCCTCACACTAAAGTTACTCCTTCTTCAAAGACAGAAGTGAACTGTGGGACAGAAAATTGCTTTAGCAGGGACAATGTAGAGATACTTCCTGTGGAAGTTCTTGAAGACTTTAAGAATGAAATGAACCATACTTCGTTAGAAACTGTGGAAAAGGTAGAATCTCAGGATTCCACCGGGGACATTCTAGACAAAATAGATGAGGTCCTCTCTGTGCCCAGCTCTCCTGGTCACCCATACTACCTCCAGAATTTTTTAGTAGTGCTGCGAGCCGTATTGGAGAATGAAGATGACATCAGACTATTTAATGAGCAGGATTTGAACATTATAACCAAGTTCTACAAATTATCAggtatcttttttaaaaaaacgcGTTTCCACATTACCTCTTGTAGAGAGCATTGTTACATAGTTTTATGTGAGAAGTGCTATATGAATTGATAATTTAATTTGATGAATTCCTTAAGGGAAGAAGCTCCTTTTTCTCAGGAGATATACCCCTCAGTGGCTTTCTGTAAATAAACTCTCCTAATGTTGTTAGGTATAGCTCCTGAGAGAATGGGGGGACACAGCCTcacacagccctcccagcagcctggcTTGCACAGCTTAATGGATCTGAGCTGGCCATGGGCACAAGCAGCCAAACCGGGGGGGGGCGGTCTGCAGAGCCCATTGGTGCACTCCACGCCATGAGAATATTACAGTGGTGACATCTTGGAGCTTGGTAATGCCTTGTTTATCTTGTGATAGTTAAAAGGGGAATATATAAAGAAAGGAAGCAACAAAGGTCTTGTTACTGGCTCTCTGAGGCAAGCAGTAGGTGCACATCATTTGCATCCACAGATCCAGGAATAAACTCACAGTTAGGCCAGTAGTGTATACAGGCGTTGGCTACTTTGACAAATACTAAGAGATGTTCAGCATATACCTTCCCCATTTCCACATTCCTTTCCCTGTCGCTGTTTTACCGAGAACCGGCGAGAAACAACACAATCCAAtccaaggagaaaagggaattattttattatttacacGCTAGGTTATATATCTTTGTATGTGTGAGAGCATGATATGATTGGTCGCTTGACCAGCCACCCCCTAGAGGGATTGGCTGAGGTTCTCCAACacccattcaaaatattttttccagagtaCCAAATCAAggctggaaaacaaacccaggtGCAAGATATAGTAATAGTTTACAAAACCatctttcactgtttctcagctaaagcatgagaaagaaaaacttcacaaagTGCTTCAGCAACTGTTTTTCTCAGCTAGCTGTATGAGAAAGAAACTTCATAAAAtgcaaaggcagctggaaaattcctctgctcctgctttttagCATCCACACTTCCCTGGATGTGAACAACACTGATCAGTAACAGGAGCTTGTTATGTTAAATAAAAGAACTGCTTGTTTCTCTTTCAGTAGTGTGATTCCAGAATTCCCCTCTCACGGGAGATGGGAATACAGAAAGAATTACTGCAAAGTGGTGCTGATAATCACTGGATGTGAGGATCACAGATAAAAAATCTCTCTTTGCAGGGTAGGAAAGATGCAGCAATTGAGCTGTGAGAAGTGAGAGGATAGCACTAAGTCAGTAGATAACAAATCCTGGACAACTGACAGATGGATGTCGTTGCCTTCAAGAAATACCAGGCAGGATACTTTAAAAGCTCAGGTAGATGAATTATCTGTCCCACATTAGAAGTTTCTACCTAAGCAAGTGTCATCTTTCAGTTATCATAACACAAAAAATCCCATAGTACCTGCTTAGTACTATGAGGTTGCTTCAATATAGGTATTTTCagtatgtaattattttctgctgaaatgtcTACTATTCTTCAGTGAATAATGTGAGTGAGTGTAAGTTTATGAAGCTTATTATGAAATTATTATTGGAGCCCTAGTTTGGTCACTTCCATGGTGTGGGGAAAGAATGTCCATGTGCTaacccttttcctttctccagaatGATAAAAACTGGGGACAGACTTTAAAGGAGTTACAACCCCACAGAGAAAATGACAGACTTATATGTCTGAATGTAGTTCTGTCAGTGAATTGATCCTGGAAAAGTTCTATTAAAGAAAAGACTTGAAAAAGCCTTCTAAGGACAGGAGAATTGTTAAATGAACTTTTAATGTTTATCTGCCATTTCTTAAGTACACCTGGGCCTGCTAGTGTTTCAGTGTCTTTTTATTAATGATCAGTTTCAgttaagcagcagcagcagacgGGTAAAAAATTTAGAAGTTAATGGGAGTTGAATGAAGTATTCAGAAGGTTGTTGAATGTAGTAACAATAGCTAGACTATTTTCAGCTAAAATTTAATAAGCtattttgttgaatttcagcatcgttagtattttaaaagtctttttaaaaggtactttaaaagaatatttccCTGATAAAATCAAATGATCAGGAAgttttttctcattgttttcaGTAGATATATTTGTAAAATTAGGCTTATCTTTGGAAAAATAAGAATCTGAAGAATGCTGCACAAAGAGGTGTTCTGTGATTACGACATTATTCTGTCAGACTACAGCTTCTTTTGTTCCCCAGCATGAAATATTTGGTTATTGAATGACTGgttaagaaagcaaaaagaccTATTTAACACCACAGTATGCAGGGTTGAAAAATGAAgttgtctttttctttaaaacaaaatatttcttgaagGGTAAGCATGTCAAAATGAATTTTAGTAATGTACATTGCCTACAAAATATGTTGTAATACTTTTCCACCTACAAAACTTAAAGATTCTAATAAACTTATTAATTACTTGGAAAGGTAAGTCCTGGTATTTTATCAAGTCTCCTTGTAGAACATGGGGagatttaaaatgtgttttagaGACTACCTGcatcaaagtaatttttctggTTAAGGTGGTGATTGTGCCTAGTACTGTGTTGAGAATTTACTCTTCTTTCTGTCCTTccctgttttaaataaatttgcagTTGGTGGGCAGAAATTATATGTGAGACTTTTTCAACGCAAGCTGAACTGGTTAAAGGTGAACAAAATAGAGTATGAAGAGATAAGTGTGGATTTGTCACCAATAATTGAAGAACTGGCTGAAGCCAGATTTCTACAAACAGGTAAGGCCAGCATCAATAAACCTTTAAAATACTACAAATAAAATCTGCAGTTTTGTCTTGTTAGAGTTCAATGCACTACATGCTTGTCCGTGCCTTGGGAAGAGAATAGAGGTGCAGAATAAAGGCTTCAGGTAGATGAGTGGTCTTGTGAAAATACAGATAGTGCAAATTAGATGATAGAGAAGACCAGTTTTTctgaacagcatttttttttttttttgtaactcaacagattttttaatctttgctgttgttttgaagTTGTAAAGGGTGTTCTTTTTCTGATTATTCCATTCCTTCAAAGCAGACCTGTGAAAAGGTCCAGAAGAAGATCCAGAAGAATTTCAGGGTGAACCAGATAGCATTGATAATACATTTTTGAAGAACCTAAATCATTAGATTAGTACTAGGTTGTATGAATGTACTGTGAGCTGTTGCTTGAGTGTATGTGTGTAACATAGAATGAATATATGTGGATAATTTTACTTTTAGAATCTGAATTGGAAGACCTGTGTGAAGGGTTGGATTTGCTTTCAGCCCCTGAGCTAAAAACACTGGCAAAGATCTTTCACTTGCCAAACCCAAACGGTCAGAAACAGCAACTTGTGGATGATTTTCTGAGGCTGTCAAAGCAGCGTTCGATCTTCAGTAGGAGCCAGGCTGGTGTTGGgacagtgattttaaaaaggTAAATGCTTACAGTTACATTTTGAAGGTGAGTGGAAGTTGTGCTTCAAATGACTGAAATCTAGATGCCTTTTCAAGAGAGGAATGCATTTagtaaatttattaaaaaaaaagggcagcCTTATATTTCAATTCACAGTGAGTCAAAGTAAATACTAGACTCTGTAgtctctctgcttctttcaaGGAAAATCAAGTTTATGCATTAATTGGCttgaaaaaaagttattctcATACTTCATTcagtttattttagtttttaaaagtgATGGTAAAAACCATTTgttataataattttatttgtccTTCCAGGGTGAAGGACCTGGCTGGAAAATGTGTCAGGGTCTGCAAAGGCCCTCGGGCTGTCTTTTCTCgaattctgctgctgttttcactgCCTGAGTCactggaagaggaagaagctggcagtgctgggcaagGCCTGCTCTCCACAGTCCTTAGGGCTAACATGGGGCATATGGTGTTCCCCAGTTACACAGTATACAGGAAAAC
The window above is part of the Corvus hawaiiensis isolate bCorHaw1 chromosome 13, bCorHaw1.pri.cur, whole genome shotgun sequence genome. Proteins encoded here:
- the MPHOSPH10 gene encoding U3 small nucleolar ribonucleoprotein protein MPP10 isoform X2, with the translated sequence MTAIPCLRFWDNEALLTEGRARSVQDGLAADFRAMTKTLYDLNKGTHIVRGGPLKELVIENFDEEQIWQQLELQNNAVLDFFKKSIARDAEDEDLCLLSDQEEDGSDVETSSDKELEDTIMEAETEQKSVYTKDKDKTKAKEEQSELRESIMQKYSDEDSDIDFDIEALEQQAKTAKETTLKKKGKKSVVDDKFFKLAEMEAFLEHAEKEDEEEEEEEEDINYFEDIISDDEEEDSEEAKVKPIKSSRDMMYKDFFDSVHDDDDDDLVANDAEEDQEEEADSAVEEQNEESMSEFEDMDEMVEHIRSKEASKKVTFSLPDDSETEDVTEVQLEKSINPSEIKSSFEKRQEKMSKKIKSLEEALLEEKPWQLKGEVTGQKRPENSLLEETVLFDHAVRMAPVITEETTFQLEDIIKQRILDEAWDDVVPKEKPKEEAFEYKKRITLDHEKSKLSLAEIYEQEYMKLHQQKTEEEENPEHKEIQEMMDSLFQKLDALCNFHFTPKPPVPEVKIVSNLPAISVEEVAPVAVSDAALLAPEEIKEKNKAGDVKTDAEKTPTDKKRDLRRKKLRKRMRRREKEKRQKLLEKMKPEQGTKLSKKAAAAKLKRLTKEGKASLLKDEGKDKALKSSQAFFSQLQDQVRMQIKDASKLKKKQKKEKALSVHKLKL
- the MPHOSPH10 gene encoding U3 small nucleolar ribonucleoprotein protein MPP10 isoform X1; the encoded protein is MAAVPGIPGIQGIQTCLRVAGAAAARPECFLSVQDGLAADFRAMTKTLYDLNKGTHIVRGGPLKELVIENFDEEQIWQQLELQNNAVLDFFKKSIARDAEDEDLCLLSDQEEDGSDVETSSDKELEDTIMEAETEQKSVYTKDKDKTKAKEEQSELRESIMQKYSDEDSDIDFDIEALEQQAKTAKETTLKKKGKKSVVDDKFFKLAEMEAFLEHAEKEDEEEEEEEEDINYFEDIISDDEEEDSEEAKVKPIKSSRDMMYKDFFDSVHDDDDDDLVANDAEEDQEEEADSAVEEQNEESMSEFEDMDEMVEHIRSKEASKKVTFSLPDDSETEDVTEVQLEKSINPSEIKSSFEKRQEKMSKKIKSLEEALLEEKPWQLKGEVTGQKRPENSLLEETVLFDHAVRMAPVITEETTFQLEDIIKQRILDEAWDDVVPKEKPKEEAFEYKKRITLDHEKSKLSLAEIYEQEYMKLHQQKTEEEENPEHKEIQEMMDSLFQKLDALCNFHFTPKPPVPEVKIVSNLPAISVEEVAPVAVSDAALLAPEEIKEKNKAGDVKTDAEKTPTDKKRDLRRKKLRKRMRRREKEKRQKLLEKMKPEQGTKLSKKAAAAKLKRLTKEGKASLLKDEGKDKALKSSQAFFSQLQDQVRMQIKDASKLKKKQKKEKALSVHKLKL
- the FAN1 gene encoding fanconi-associated nuclease 1 isoform X2, whose protein sequence is MAEARSSGIKRSQISLSLSKNKKKKETTKKVETTGTPSTPSASSSITSFFNNVPPAKISCPMCGQLVPRYGINKHIDETCQRNCGEIGAIDATLNSFRNKSPPAANLSITSSSYFSKNLLNLETSPSKSNLSKAGGSAAQQTSPYFNNNTSVSSVNNESQAQTVKIVSLGSLSSKLSRRRCLQGGKQVLYEEINSSPPAVHSGCRSAAAHDDDEIDAGQSSQKENQPSQGEHQEQNFSKREPEFQNEINKCNQEDLVDMVQVPLLAGNSNDKRFPSDTRSTKAESRSEGVILSPDKFETSLAIHTSADPTSNLEVETQPHTKVTPSSKTEVNCGTENCFSRDNVEILPVEVLEDFKNEMNHTSLETVEKVESQDSTGDILDKIDEVLSVPSSPGHPYYLQNFLVVLRAVLENEDDIRLFNEQDLNIITKFYKLSVGGQKLYVRLFQRKLNWLKVNKIEYEEISVDLSPIIEELAEARFLQTESELEDLCEGLDLLSAPELKTLAKIFHLPNPNGQKQQLVDDFLRLSKQRSIFSRSQAGVGTVILKRVKDLAGKCVRVCKGPRAVFSRILLLFSLPESLEEEEAGSAGQGLLSTVLRANMGHMVFPSYTVYRKTQVFQDREDLTSYHRVLPDYLRRFTVGWVYTRILSQGVEILQRLHKYKEAVQQLQSLLAQDVYCADSRGRWWDRLALNLHQHLKNIKKAIGCIRRGLADPAVRTGHRLSLCQRALRIKDSPSCKQFQGLLQDLPLLTVEDVTHVTISGKMCPQMGMGKSVFLVEDIGDGEGGEDCSVSTVMCSVEELALTHYRRNGFDQGIHGEGSTFITLYGILMWDIIFMDDIPDVFRNSYQTYPLDLYTDSFYENRRAVIEARLQQLHTASSETLAKLVADVWTSQEGKTAALVNWGRFISLTQVQSLVSCLGGTFLSGVFRRLSRDLRHCRGGLPDLLVWRSHSQHFKLVEVKGPNDRLSPKQMLWLSELHKLGAAVEVCHVQDVGGKSKRLS
- the FAN1 gene encoding fanconi-associated nuclease 1 isoform X1; this encodes MAEARSSGIKRSQISLSLSKNKKKKETTKKVETTGTPSTPSASSSITSFFNNVPPAKISCPMCGQLVPRYGINKHIDETCQRNCGEIGAIDATLNSFRNKSPPAANLSITSSSYFSKNLLNLETSPSKSNLSKAGGSAAQQTSPYFNNNTSVSSVNNESQAQTVKIVSLGSLSSKLSRRRCLQGGKQVLYEEINSSPPAVHSGCRSAAAHDDDEIDAGQSSQKENQPSQGEHQEQNFSKREPEFQNEINKCNQEDLVDMVQVPLLAGNSNDKRFPSDTRSTKAESRSEGVILSPDKFETSLAIHTSADPTSNLEVETQPHTKVTPSSKTEVNCGTENCFSRDNVEILPVEVLEDFKNEMNHTSLETVEKVESQDSTGDILDKIDEVLSVPSSPGHPYYLQNFLVVLRAVLENEDDIRLFNEQDLNIITKFYKLSVGGQKLYVRLFQRKLNWLKVNKIEYEEISVDLSPIIEELAEARFLQTESELEDLCEGLDLLSAPELKTLAKIFHLPNPNGQKQQLVDDFLRLSKQRSIFSRSQAGVGTVILKRVKDLAGKCVRVCKGPRAVFSRILLLFSLPESLEEEEAGSAGQGLLSTVLRANMGHMVFPSYTVYRKTQVFQDREDLTRYATAVHLSNDIAAAMVNGNWEEANQMYLCAKETWSELKNHPSLSYHRVLPDYLRRFTVGWVYTRILSQGVEILQRLHKYKEAVQQLQSLLAQDVYCADSRGRWWDRLALNLHQHLKNIKKAIGCIRRGLADPAVRTGHRLSLCQRALRIKDSPSCKQFQGLLQDLPLLTVEDVTHVTISGKMCPQMGMGKSVFLVEDIGDGEGGEDCSVSTVMCSVEELALTHYRRNGFDQGIHGEGSTFITLYGILMWDIIFMDDIPDVFRNSYQTYPLDLYTDSFYENRRAVIEARLQQLHTASSETLAKLVADVWTSQEGKTAALVNWGRFISLTQVQSLVSCLGGTFLSGVFRRLSRDLRHCRGGLPDLLVWRSHSQHFKLVEVKGPNDRLSPKQMLWLSELHKLGAAVEVCHVQDVGGKSKRLS